The DNA sequence GCCTCCATTGCCTCAAAAGCCTTTCCCTCAAAACAACGAACGGTATCAGCATAACCATTCAAATCAGCATTAGCCTCTAAGCAATCTAAAGCAAAGCTTGAAATATCAACCGCGGTTAAACTCTCCGCCCCGGCGTTTAAACATTGCAGACCCCACGCACCAGCATAGCTGAATACATCTAACACTCGTTTACCTGCAGAAAGCGAGGCAATCTTGGCGCGATTCTCACGATGATCGTAGAACCAGCCGGTTTTCTGGCCTTCCATCACAGGCACTAAGAAGCGAGTACCATTTTCTGAAATTTCAACCCTATCCGGCACGTCACCAAAGACTTGGTTTTCAAGCGCAGCAAAACCCTCTTGTTTACGGCTGGCGCCATCATTTCGAAATAACACGCCGCGAAGAGGCATAATATGCATCAAGATATTGGCGATTTCTTCTGTATAAACAGCCATGCCCAAGCTATTAATTTGCACCACACAAATATCGTTGTAACGATCGATGATCAACCCTGGAAGATAGTCGCCCTCGGCATACACCAGGCGATAGCAGGGCTGGCTAAAAGCTTTTTCGCGCAATGCTAAAGCGCTGACGAGTCTGCCGCGCAGCTGCTTCTTACCAAATGGTGTTTTGCGTGCAACGATACGGCCACAAATCAGCCCATTTGGATTAACTAAGGCATGTGCAAAAACCTTACCCGCACTATTGCAAACCGCGACTTGCTCGCCCTCGGCAAGCTGTTTCAAACTGCTTTTTGCGGCATCTAGCTCATTTGAATAAATCCATAAATGGCCGTTTTTTAGCCGTTTTTCTGCACGCTGAGTAAGGGTAATACTTTGCATTACTGAACCTTCTGCCAAATCATCAATTTATTAAACCGTCTAAAAAAAGAAAGCCCGCGGCTTTACAGCGGCGGGCTA is a window from the Pseudomonadales bacterium genome containing:
- a CDS encoding class I SAM-dependent rRNA methyltransferase, which produces MQSITLTQRAEKRLKNGHLWIYSNELDAAKSSLKQLAEGEQVAVCNSAGKVFAHALVNPNGLICGRIVARKTPFGKKQLRGRLVSALALREKAFSQPCYRLVYAEGDYLPGLIIDRYNDICVVQINSLGMAVYTEEIANILMHIMPLRGVLFRNDGASRKQEGFAALENQVFGDVPDRVEISENGTRFLVPVMEGQKTGWFYDHRENRAKIASLSAGKRVLDVFSYAGAWGLQCLNAGAESLTAVDISSFALDCLEANADLNGYADTVRCFEGKAFEAMEA